A genomic region of Pseudomonadota bacterium contains the following coding sequences:
- a CDS encoding AbrB/MazE/SpoVT family DNA-binding domain-containing protein: protein MFAKAKITKGGKISIPAVYRKYFNFKDGSEVIFSIKNNQVIISPLSATLENIRKLINKYHDKNESLVDRLIAERRQEAQNG, encoded by the coding sequence ATGTTCGCTAAAGCCAAGATTACGAAAGGTGGAAAAATTTCTATACCCGCTGTTTACCGTAAATATTTCAATTTTAAAGATGGTTCAGAAGTCATTTTTAGCATTAAAAATAATCAAGTAATTATTTCGCCTCTAAGCGCTACTCTTGAAAATATCCGTAAACTTATAAATAAATATCATGATAAAAATGAGAGTTTAGTAGACAGACTCATTGCAGAACGTAGACAAGAGGCCCAAAATGGGTAA